One Campylobacter concisus genomic region harbors:
- a CDS encoding OmpA family protein: MKKIALAMVAATAVFASNAAYNYEVTPTIGGVHPEGNLRVKDHNFVGVRAARNLEDFFFDQVELGVDYTQKAKEKTGSLTREGRVLRYHANLVKDIVDFGPVSLYGLVGAGYEDVPAIFVKNEDGGFGQYGFGLRYQVTDRFALKAEARDAIKFEHADHNLFYSLGFGIGLDSKAAPVVAAAPVAAATPAATPVLDDDNDGVPNDIDQCPNTPAGVVVDERGCEKVIVLRDLDVNFAFDSYKVGPKYAAEIKKVADFMGEHPDYKVVLAGHTDSVGAEAYNQKLSEKRAKAVADVLAGYGVSEDKISTVGYGELKPIATNKTKEGRAQNRRVEATFNK; the protein is encoded by the coding sequence ATGAAAAAGATTGCTTTAGCTATGGTTGCCGCAACAGCGGTTTTTGCGTCTAACGCAGCATACAATTATGAAGTTACCCCAACTATTGGTGGCGTTCACCCAGAGGGAAATTTACGTGTAAAAGACCACAACTTCGTTGGTGTTAGAGCTGCTAGAAATCTTGAAGATTTTTTCTTTGATCAAGTAGAGCTTGGTGTTGATTACACTCAAAAAGCAAAAGAAAAAACAGGTAGCTTAACAAGAGAAGGAAGAGTTCTTAGATATCATGCAAATCTTGTAAAAGATATAGTTGATTTTGGCCCAGTTAGTCTATATGGCTTAGTTGGCGCTGGATATGAAGATGTTCCAGCTATTTTTGTTAAAAATGAAGATGGCGGTTTTGGCCAATATGGTTTTGGCTTAAGATATCAAGTAACTGATAGATTTGCTCTTAAAGCAGAAGCAAGAGACGCTATCAAATTTGAACATGCTGATCATAACCTATTCTATTCACTAGGCTTTGGTATCGGTCTTGACTCAAAAGCAGCTCCAGTTGTGGCAGCAGCTCCAGTTGCAGCAGCAACTCCAGCAGCAACTCCAGTTCTTGATGATGATAATGATGGCGTGCCAAATGATATAGATCAATGCCCTAACACTCCAGCTGGCGTAGTTGTTGATGAAAGAGGATGCGAGAAAGTTATCGTTCTTAGAGATCTAGATGTTAACTTTGCATTTGATAGCTACAAAGTTGGACCAAAATATGCAGCTGAGATCAAAAAAGTAGCTGACTTTATGGGCGAACACCCAGATTATAAAGTTGTACTTGCTGGTCACACTGATAGCGTAGGTGCAGAAGCTTATAACCAAAAACTATCTGAAAAAAGAGCAAAAGCAGTAGCTGATGTTCTTGCTGGCTATGGCGTAAGCGAGGATAAAATTTCAACAGTTGGCTACGGTGAGCTTAAACCAATTGCTACAAATAAAACTAAAGAAGGTCGCGCTCAAAATAGACGCGTTGAAGCTACTTTCAATAAATAA
- a CDS encoding HAD family hydrolase, translating to MNKTILFDLDGTLIDSTSAILKGFDRAFLSHGKKEPDHNALKSLVGHPLEIMFERLGASKNLIDSYIKEYKACYEKIYLDETVLLDYANEALKEASSFADVGIVTTKTSKFSIILLEHLGVMKYIKTVIGRDDVANPKPNPEPINLALTRLNKDKNNAFMVGDTIMDLMAAQAAFITGVGLTCGYGQKSDLEKFSKHIFSNPFEAVSFIKEV from the coding sequence ATGAACAAAACCATACTTTTTGATTTAGACGGTACACTTATTGACTCAACTTCTGCTATTTTAAAAGGATTTGATAGAGCTTTTTTATCTCATGGCAAAAAAGAGCCAGACCATAATGCATTAAAGTCTTTGGTTGGTCATCCGCTTGAAATAATGTTTGAAAGACTTGGTGCAAGCAAAAATTTAATTGATAGCTATATAAAAGAATATAAAGCTTGCTACGAAAAAATTTATCTTGATGAGACAGTACTCTTGGATTATGCAAATGAAGCATTGAAGGAGGCAAGTAGCTTTGCTGACGTTGGTATAGTTACTACTAAAACTTCAAAATTTTCTATTATCTTGCTTGAGCATTTAGGGGTTATGAAATATATAAAAACTGTTATTGGAAGAGACGATGTTGCTAATCCAAAACCAAATCCAGAGCCAATAAATTTGGCTTTAACTAGACTTAATAAAGATAAAAATAATGCATTTATGGTAGGTGATACCATTATGGATCTAATGGCTGCACAAGCCGCTTTTATTACAGGCGTGGGTCTAACTTGTGGATATGGTCAAAAGAGTGATTTAGAGAAATTTAGTAAACATATTTTTTCAAATCCATTTGAAGCTGTTAGCTTTATAAAAGAAGTTTGA
- a CDS encoding NAD(P)/FAD-dependent oxidoreductase, which produces MIYDVIIIGAGASGLFLGANLKGKKVAILEKNSIAGKKILASGGGRCNITNRFVSAKNYLGEQKFIEQILKVLTPDQVLKFFSELKFSEQKQNQFFCDSGAKSVLNVLLKRQKADIFYNEEVLGAKKVDEIFEILTKDEKFRARNLVIASGGLSYKALGASDIGYKIANDFGIETSTLLPALVGFSVQKDEFWFKELSGVSLNADVEINSHKFSGDLLFTHRGISGPAILNASLFWQKGRICINFLPKFNEKNLINGKKQLSSVLPLPKRFVLEFLKNFGLKDRAFYEFSDEERQIIKRLFAYEFAPAGTFGFERAEVTKGGIKSEFLDENLQAYNVKGLYFVGEVLDITGMLGGYNLHFAFASALKVARVLNL; this is translated from the coding sequence TTGATCTACGACGTCATAATCATTGGCGCTGGTGCTAGTGGGCTCTTTTTAGGAGCAAATTTAAAGGGTAAAAAAGTTGCCATCTTAGAGAAAAATAGCATCGCTGGTAAAAAAATCCTAGCAAGTGGTGGAGGTAGATGCAACATCACAAACCGCTTTGTAAGCGCTAAAAACTATCTTGGAGAGCAAAAATTTATAGAGCAAATTTTAAAAGTACTGACTCCAGATCAAGTTTTAAAATTTTTTAGCGAGCTTAAATTTAGTGAGCAAAAGCAAAATCAATTTTTCTGCGATAGCGGTGCAAAGAGCGTTTTAAACGTGCTTTTGAAAAGACAGAAAGCGGATATTTTTTACAACGAAGAAGTTCTTGGTGCTAAAAAAGTAGATGAAATTTTTGAAATTTTGACAAAAGATGAGAAATTTAGAGCTAGAAATTTAGTCATCGCAAGTGGCGGACTAAGTTATAAAGCCCTTGGCGCAAGCGACATTGGTTATAAAATAGCAAATGATTTTGGCATTGAAACATCAACTCTTTTGCCTGCACTTGTTGGATTTAGCGTACAAAAAGATGAGTTTTGGTTTAAAGAACTTAGTGGCGTTAGCCTAAACGCAGATGTGGAGATAAATAGCCATAAATTTAGTGGAGACTTACTTTTTACACATAGAGGCATAAGCGGACCAGCGATACTAAACGCCTCGTTATTTTGGCAAAAAGGTCGAATTTGTATAAATTTTTTACCCAAATTTAATGAGAAAAATTTAATAAATGGCAAAAAGCAGCTTAGCTCGGTTTTGCCCTTACCAAAGAGATTTGTACTGGAGTTTTTAAAAAATTTTGGCTTAAAAGATAGAGCCTTTTATGAATTTAGCGATGAAGAGAGACAAATCATAAAAAGGCTTTTTGCTTATGAATTTGCCCCAGCCGGGACATTTGGCTTTGAAAGAGCGGAAGTTACAAAAGGTGGCATAAAGAGTGAATTTTTAGATGAAAATTTACAAGCTTATAACGTTAAGGGACTTTATTTTGTTGGTGAAGTCTTGGACATCACTGGCATGCTTGGCGGATATAACTTGCATTTTGCATTTGCAAGCGCTCTAAAGGTGGCTAGGGTCTTAAATCTATGA
- a CDS encoding MFS transporter — protein MLKSVLPLSFIIASRFLGLFIVLPVLSLYALNLRGANEFLVGLIVGVYAISQMIFQVPFGALSDRIGRKKTLTIGLLVFIIGSIICALTSDIFIMLFGRFLQGVGAIGAVATAMISDYITEEKRSRAMAIMGAFIGLSFTLSMVLGPLLAKDYGLSSLFYLSATLSLLCIVLLYTVVPKEIKVSAKSEKVPFGKLFLQKDYMIINFTSFMQKMLASIAFLVIPIVLVKEYGYESSELYKVYTLGAVLGFLAMGLAGALGDGKGLSKVILIAGTLLFALTYTIFAISFTLFIFVLGVAIFFIGFNLHEPIMQSTATKFVKSSQKGSALGVFNSFGYLGSFVGGAFGGYILHAFGFKVLAVICVVLCVIWLILLFSLSDPRIFKNIYLSPEVSLNLELLNSQKGVVDYYKNEKNQVIKFDSRLTSEAALKESLKF, from the coding sequence ATGTTAAAAAGCGTTTTACCACTATCTTTTATCATAGCAAGCAGATTTTTAGGTCTTTTTATAGTTTTGCCAGTGCTTAGCCTTTATGCCTTAAATTTACGCGGAGCAAACGAGTTTTTAGTAGGGCTAATAGTAGGCGTCTATGCGATCTCGCAGATGATATTTCAAGTGCCTTTTGGAGCGCTCTCGGATAGGATAGGACGCAAAAAAACATTAACGATCGGACTTTTGGTTTTTATCATCGGCTCAATAATTTGTGCACTTACAAGCGATATTTTTATCATGCTATTTGGTAGATTTTTACAAGGCGTAGGTGCTATCGGAGCAGTTGCAACTGCGATGATAAGTGACTATATAACAGAAGAAAAACGCTCAAGAGCCATGGCGATAATGGGTGCTTTTATAGGGCTTAGTTTCACACTTTCTATGGTGCTTGGGCCGCTTCTTGCCAAAGACTATGGGCTTTCAAGCCTCTTTTATCTAAGTGCCACTCTTAGCCTGCTTTGCATTGTACTTCTTTACACTGTTGTGCCAAAGGAGATAAAAGTGAGTGCTAAAAGTGAAAAAGTGCCATTTGGTAAGCTGTTTTTACAAAAAGACTACATGATCATAAATTTCACCTCTTTCATGCAAAAAATGCTAGCAAGCATCGCATTTTTGGTGATCCCTATCGTTTTAGTAAAAGAGTATGGCTACGAGAGTAGCGAGCTTTACAAGGTCTATACACTTGGCGCCGTGCTTGGCTTTTTGGCTATGGGGCTAGCTGGTGCCCTTGGCGATGGTAAGGGACTTAGCAAGGTCATCTTGATAGCTGGTACGCTACTTTTTGCTCTAACCTACACTATTTTTGCCATTAGCTTTACACTTTTTATCTTCGTTTTGGGAGTTGCTATATTTTTTATAGGATTTAACCTTCACGAGCCCATCATGCAATCAACTGCGACAAAATTTGTAAAATCCTCACAAAAAGGCTCAGCCCTTGGTGTATTTAATTCATTTGGCTATCTAGGAAGCTTTGTTGGAGGTGCATTTGGTGGGTATATCTTGCACGCCTTTGGCTTTAAAGTACTAGCCGTCATCTGCGTGGTGCTTTGCGTGATATGGCTTATTTTACTCTTTAGCCTAAGCGATCCAAGAATTTTTAAAAATATCTATCTAAGCCCTGAAGTAAGCTTAAATTTAGAGTTACTAAATAGCCAAAAAGGTGTAGTCGATTATTACAAAAACGAGAAAAATCAAGTGATAAAATTTGACTCTCGCCTTACAAGCGAGGCTGCTTTAAAAGAGAGCTTGAAATTTTGA
- a CDS encoding non-canonical purine NTP pyrophosphatase, with amino-acid sequence MKIVLATSNLDKVKEIKEFLKGYEIYALSEVVKPFEIVEDGSSFQQNALIKSKAVFAKLKEQGLEGEFIALSDDSGISVDALGGEPGIYSARYFDLDENGKVCGKNADDANNRAKLISKLKALNLESSPAHYTACIAISSKFGDYTTHGFMYGEAIDEERGTNGFGYDALFIPDGFTKTLGELDNETKLKISHRSKGLDLANFVLKSLKKNFS; translated from the coding sequence ATGAAGATCGTGCTTGCGACGTCAAATTTAGACAAAGTAAAAGAGATAAAAGAGTTTTTAAAAGGCTATGAAATTTACGCCTTAAGCGAGGTTGTAAAGCCATTTGAGATCGTTGAAGATGGTAGCAGCTTTCAGCAAAATGCACTCATAAAGTCAAAAGCTGTTTTTGCAAAGCTTAAAGAGCAGGGGCTTGAGGGCGAATTTATTGCACTTAGCGATGATAGTGGCATTAGTGTGGATGCACTTGGTGGCGAGCCCGGGATCTACTCTGCGCGCTATTTTGACCTTGATGAAAATGGCAAGGTATGCGGCAAGAACGCAGATGACGCAAACAACAGAGCAAAGTTAATTAGCAAGCTAAAGGCGCTAAATTTAGAGAGTTCACCAGCTCATTACACCGCCTGTATCGCTATTAGCTCGAAATTTGGCGATTACACGACGCATGGCTTTATGTATGGCGAAGCGATAGATGAGGAGCGTGGTACAAATGGCTTTGGCTACGACGCGCTCTTTATCCCAGATGGCTTTACTAAGACGCTTGGCGAGCTAGATAATGAGACAAAGCTTAAAATTTCTCACCGCTCAAAGGGGCTCGATCTTGCAAATTTCGTATTAAAAAGTCTAAAGAAAAATTTTAGTTAA
- a CDS encoding tetratricopeptide repeat protein gives MKKILPFLAPICLFASSCDELVQESVNEFYKSDKNLTRAINLATQASEACLKAGDAQQAITSLINGASMRMINKEPQKALELSQRALELAANGSDKLLLARSYHSLGAAQKAIGRYDETLANFQEALKIYDATPDTPMHDELICIKGIANAYYMKNDFDKAYENHLLALNLLDITPDLSGNELVRSELLIEVANDLAKLERKDEAAKNYKKVLEILKGKEQNPRAPDLLERASKRLKELN, from the coding sequence ATGAAGAAAATTTTACCATTTTTAGCGCCTATTTGCCTCTTTGCAAGTAGCTGCGACGAGCTGGTGCAAGAAAGCGTAAATGAGTTTTATAAAAGTGATAAAAATTTAACTCGCGCTATAAATTTAGCCACGCAAGCAAGCGAGGCATGCCTAAAGGCTGGCGATGCCCAGCAGGCGATTACTTCGCTCATAAATGGTGCCAGCATGCGTATGATAAATAAAGAGCCACAAAAGGCGTTAGAGCTCTCACAAAGAGCCCTAGAGCTCGCGGCAAATGGGAGTGACAAACTTCTGCTAGCGCGCTCTTATCACAGCCTAGGTGCGGCTCAAAAGGCCATTGGCAGATACGACGAGACGCTTGCTAATTTTCAAGAAGCTCTAAAAATTTATGACGCCACGCCAGATACTCCGATGCACGACGAACTCATCTGCATAAAAGGCATCGCAAATGCCTACTACATGAAAAACGACTTTGACAAAGCCTATGAAAACCACCTTTTAGCATTAAATTTACTTGATATCACGCCAGATCTAAGTGGCAACGAGCTTGTGCGATCAGAGCTGTTAATAGAAGTCGCTAACGACCTAGCAAAGCTTGAAAGAAAGGACGAAGCTGCCAAAAACTACAAAAAAGTGCTTGAAATTTTAAAAGGCAAAGAGCAAAACCCTCGCGCACCGGATCTTTTGGAGCGAGCCAGCAAGAGGCTAAAGGAGCTTAACTAA
- a CDS encoding DEAD/DEAH box helicase family protein, which produces MANFAKYIKQDKNNKIIDPSKIFTSLPQKHYQYLRTPQNDVIEKWFKRRDESAIIIKMNTGSGKTLAGLLILESCLRENKGPCVYVVPDNYLIEQVKKEADILGIRTTTNIDSINFETSKEILICNIYQLFNGQSKFGIRKSEIEVGSIVIDDAHACIDIIDKQFAITITKDKNKNLYDQIFGLFINDIGNQSQSLAIKLKSNEPNAMGLVPFWNWQKKYQDVFKFIIEIGDDDLKKFNLKLLEENFELCRCVISSDRIEIVPHIIPIQEFVSFEKARRKIFMTATLVDDSILSTHFNIDEKYLNTPITPKMVNDIGERLIFAPQIIDPEITTKDIQEMLQNLVNELGCNISIISPSFQKSEIWKNMATRISDKSNIVECVNELKDKNLKSNIVVFVNRYDGIDLPNDACRILLIDGLPKAQRLIDQINESYLQGDDDRILNQKIQKIEQGMGRGIRSNSDYCVVLLLGSDLAKVAAIHKHKFSEATRHQFELSEEIMEDCKGLEDIQTTISQVLQRDKNWIQAHIDRISNIEFKVNCLNTFFIELRKVYNLAINKNYKVAQEILESYINKLPQEDKIFIGYAKQILAEYTNFIDPSKAQEILRSACNLNNQILKPISGIEYSKISQQKNQVDNIINYISYFTNINDLIIEVDEILSYLNFTKDTYEKFEDSIKRIGSALGFYSQRPDREYKCGPDNFWAIDNRYFIIECKNGVITDTISKSDIEQITSSTSWFNQTYHIKDKNNYFSILIHPSNKISQDAFSNEKIRIITDKNLQIFKENIRGFFNSIKNKSSDNKAIEKQLKHYKLEPLLIIDNYTEDYKK; this is translated from the coding sequence ATGGCTAATTTTGCAAAGTATATAAAACAGGATAAAAATAATAAAATAATAGACCCAAGTAAAATTTTTACATCACTACCACAAAAACATTATCAATATTTACGTACTCCACAAAATGATGTCATTGAAAAATGGTTTAAACGAAGAGATGAGAGTGCAATAATTATAAAAATGAATACTGGTAGCGGTAAAACATTAGCAGGTCTCCTTATATTGGAGAGCTGTTTAAGGGAAAATAAGGGGCCTTGTGTGTATGTTGTTCCTGATAATTATCTAATAGAGCAAGTTAAGAAGGAAGCAGATATATTAGGGATTCGAACAACTACAAATATTGATTCCATTAACTTTGAAACCTCAAAGGAAATTTTAATTTGCAATATATATCAACTATTTAATGGACAAAGTAAATTTGGAATTAGAAAATCTGAAATTGAAGTCGGTAGTATAGTTATCGATGACGCACATGCTTGTATAGATATTATAGATAAGCAGTTTGCTATAACGATTACAAAGGATAAAAATAAAAATTTATATGATCAAATTTTTGGACTCTTTATTAACGATATTGGAAATCAAAGCCAGTCATTAGCAATAAAACTTAAATCAAATGAACCTAATGCTATGGGACTTGTCCCTTTTTGGAATTGGCAAAAAAAATATCAAGACGTTTTTAAATTTATAATAGAAATTGGAGATGATGATTTAAAGAAATTCAATTTAAAATTATTAGAAGAGAATTTTGAATTATGTAGATGTGTGATTAGTTCAGATAGAATCGAGATAGTACCTCATATTATTCCTATACAAGAGTTTGTATCTTTTGAGAAAGCTAGGCGCAAAATTTTTATGACAGCGACACTTGTGGATGATAGTATTCTCTCAACTCATTTTAATATAGATGAAAAATATTTAAATACTCCAATTACTCCAAAAATGGTAAATGATATTGGTGAACGTCTTATTTTTGCTCCGCAAATAATAGATCCAGAGATAACAACGAAAGATATTCAAGAAATGTTGCAGAATTTGGTTAATGAGTTAGGATGCAACATTTCAATAATTTCACCATCTTTTCAAAAGAGTGAAATATGGAAAAATATGGCAACTAGAATATCTGATAAAAGCAATATTGTAGAATGTGTAAATGAACTTAAAGATAAAAATTTAAAAAGCAATATTGTTGTTTTTGTGAATAGGTATGATGGCATAGATTTGCCAAATGATGCTTGTAGAATTTTATTAATAGATGGATTGCCAAAGGCGCAAAGGCTAATAGATCAAATAAATGAGAGCTATTTGCAAGGAGATGATGATAGAATATTAAACCAAAAAATACAAAAAATTGAACAAGGAATGGGTAGAGGGATAAGGTCTAATTCTGATTACTGTGTTGTATTGTTACTGGGGTCTGATTTGGCTAAAGTGGCCGCAATACATAAACATAAATTTTCGGAGGCAACAAGACATCAATTTGAATTATCAGAGGAGATAATGGAAGATTGCAAGGGTTTAGAGGACATCCAAACAACTATTTCACAAGTGTTGCAAAGAGACAAGAATTGGATACAAGCACACATTGATAGAATTTCAAATATAGAGTTCAAAGTAAACTGCTTAAATACTTTTTTTATAGAATTGCGAAAAGTTTACAATCTTGCTATTAATAAAAACTATAAAGTAGCACAAGAGATTTTAGAAAGTTATATAAACAAATTACCACAAGAGGATAAAATCTTTATAGGCTATGCAAAACAGATTCTTGCAGAATATACAAACTTTATAGATCCAAGTAAAGCACAAGAAATTTTAAGGTCTGCATGCAATCTAAACAATCAAATTTTAAAACCGATTAGCGGAATAGAATATAGTAAAATTTCTCAACAAAAAAACCAGGTGGACAATATAATTAACTATATATCCTACTTTACAAATATAAATGACTTAATAATAGAAGTTGATGAAATTTTATCTTATTTAAATTTTACAAAAGATACCTATGAGAAATTTGAAGATTCAATTAAAAGAATTGGTTCAGCATTAGGTTTCTATTCACAAAGACCGGATAGAGAGTATAAATGTGGTCCTGACAATTTTTGGGCAATTGATAATAGATATTTTATAATAGAATGTAAAAATGGTGTAATAACAGATACTATTTCAAAAAGCGATATAGAGCAGATAACCTCGTCCACTAGCTGGTTTAATCAAACTTATCACATTAAAGATAAAAATAACTATTTTTCTATTTTGATTCATCCAAGCAACAAAATATCACAAGATGCATTTTCTAATGAAAAAATAAGAATCATAACAGATAAAAATTTGCAAATTTTTAAGGAAAATATTAGAGGTTTTTTTAATTCAATAAAAAATAAATCAAGCGATAACAAAGCTATTGAGAAGCAATTAAAACACTACAAGTTAGAACCGCTTTTAATAATTGATAATTATACAGAAGATTACAAAAAATAA
- a CDS encoding saccharopine dehydrogenase family protein encodes MSNILIIGAGGVSQVATVKCAMNADVFSKITLASRTKSKCDAIAKFIKDRLGVAIGTAQIDADDTDAVIALIKKTGADLLLNVALPYQDLTLMDACSRAGIPYIDTANYEHPDTAKFEYKLQWAKDEDFKKAGTMALLGSGFDPGVTNVFCAYAQQNLFDEIHEIDILDCNAGDHGYPFATNFNPEINLREVSAKGRYWERGEWKETEPMEIMFKWDYPKVGVKDSYLLYHEELESLVKNIKGLKRIRFFMTFGQSYLMHMKCLENVGMLRIDEVEHNGVKIVPIQFLKTLLPDPASLGPRTKGKTNIGCVIRGLKDGKERQVYIYNVCDHETCYAETGAQAVSYTTGVPAMIGSMMVAKGIWSGKGVFNMENFDAKPFMDELNKQGLPWEIIEMKPGERYEV; translated from the coding sequence GTGTCAAATATCTTAATTATAGGCGCGGGCGGCGTGAGCCAAGTCGCGACCGTAAAATGCGCGATGAACGCGGACGTTTTTAGCAAGATCACCCTTGCTAGCCGCACCAAAAGCAAGTGCGACGCGATCGCCAAATTTATAAAAGACCGCCTAGGCGTTGCTATCGGCACCGCCCAGATCGACGCGGACGATACCGACGCCGTGATCGCGCTCATCAAAAAAACGGGCGCCGATTTGCTTTTAAACGTTGCGCTGCCCTATCAAGACCTAACTCTCATGGACGCGTGCTCTCGCGCCGGCATCCCATACATCGATACCGCAAACTACGAGCACCCCGACACGGCGAAATTTGAATACAAGCTGCAGTGGGCGAAGGACGAGGATTTTAAAAAGGCGGGCACCATGGCGCTTCTTGGCTCTGGCTTTGACCCAGGCGTGACAAACGTATTTTGCGCCTACGCGCAGCAAAATCTCTTTGACGAGATCCATGAAATCGACATCCTAGACTGCAACGCAGGCGATCACGGCTATCCGTTTGCGACAAATTTCAACCCAGAGATAAATTTACGTGAAGTGAGCGCAAAAGGTCGCTACTGGGAGCGCGGCGAGTGGAAAGAAACCGAGCCGATGGAAATAATGTTCAAATGGGACTATCCGAAAGTCGGTGTCAAGGACAGCTACTTGCTCTATCACGAGGAGCTAGAAAGCTTAGTAAAAAACATCAAAGGGCTAAAGCGAATCCGCTTTTTTATGACCTTTGGACAAAGCTACCTCATGCATATGAAATGCCTAGAAAACGTCGGCATGCTGCGCATCGACGAGGTTGAGCATAACGGCGTGAAAATCGTGCCGATACAGTTTCTAAAAACTCTACTGCCTGATCCTGCGTCGCTAGGCCCTAGAACGAAGGGTAAAACCAACATCGGCTGCGTGATCCGCGGGCTCAAGGACGGCAAAGAGCGTCAAGTCTACATCTACAACGTCTGCGACCACGAGACTTGCTACGCCGAGACGGGCGCGCAGGCGGTGAGCTACACGACGGGCGTGCCTGCGATGATCGGCTCGATGATGGTAGCAAAGGGCATTTGGAGCGGAAAAGGCGTATTTAATATGGAAAATTTTGACGCCAAGCCTTTCATGGACGAGCTAAATAAGCAGGGCTTGCCGTGGGAGATCATCGAAATGAAGCCAGGAGAAAGATACGAAGTCTAA
- a CDS encoding MFS transporter: MLSTLVIIMAIAPIVGPLLGGTILEFGSWHGIFWLMALASAIMFAMIFSLPETLPPQKRSTKPIVSSFRNYLILLKDAKFMRYTLSVTFACVAAYAFITGSSFVYIDYFGIPSKYYGFLFGINIVGVMALSFVNKKLVKRYALNRLLIVSTLVATLAACVLFAFAFFKTGGVLGVIIPMFFVFSMNGIIASCSNAAALDSVPQEMKGSAAALIGSLQYGSGILSSAMLAAFSVGTPRVMSWIIALFVWLSALAAYFNK; this comes from the coding sequence ATGCTCTCTACGCTGGTTATCATCATGGCGATAGCGCCGATAGTGGGTCCGTTATTGGGTGGCACGATACTGGAGTTCGGCTCTTGGCACGGGATATTTTGGCTGATGGCGCTAGCTAGCGCGATTATGTTTGCGATGATTTTTTCTCTACCGGAGACCTTGCCGCCGCAAAAGCGCTCCACAAAGCCCATCGTATCGTCTTTTAGAAACTATCTAATATTATTGAAAGACGCCAAATTTATGCGCTACACTCTTAGCGTGACGTTTGCTTGCGTTGCCGCCTATGCCTTTATCACGGGCTCATCGTTTGTATATATCGATTATTTCGGCATTCCTAGCAAATACTACGGATTTTTATTCGGCATAAACATCGTGGGCGTCATGGCGCTAAGTTTCGTAAATAAAAAGCTGGTAAAGCGCTATGCGCTAAACCGCCTGCTCATAGTCTCCACGCTCGTTGCCACGCTTGCTGCCTGCGTGCTGTTTGCGTTTGCGTTTTTCAAAACGGGCGGAGTTCTTGGCGTGATAATCCCGATGTTTTTCGTTTTTAGTATGAACGGCATCATCGCTTCTTGCTCAAATGCCGCCGCTCTTGATAGCGTGCCACAGGAGATGAAGGGCTCGGCCGCTGCACTCATCGGCTCGTTGCAATACGGCAGCGGCATCCTCTCATCGGCGATGCTTGCGGCGTTTTCTGTGGGTACGCCGCGAGTGATGTCTTGGATAATAGCTCTGTTTGTTTGGCTAAGCGCGCTCGCGGCGTATTTTAATAAATAA